In a genomic window of Chrysemys picta bellii isolate R12L10 chromosome 1, ASM1138683v2, whole genome shotgun sequence:
- the LOC135973502 gene encoding uncharacterized protein LOC135973502 yields MQSSPAVMAVQSGNRKRAPAWTDREVLDLIAVWGDESVLSELRSKRRNAKIYEKISKDMAERGYSRDATQCRVKIKELRQGYQKTKEANGRSGSHPQTSRFYEALHSILGAAATTTPPVTVDSEDGILSTAGSSDMLGDGEDEEGDEEGEAVGSSHNADFPDSQDLFITLTEIPYEASPAITPDTESGEGSATPSATVSQPSLESHSQRLARIRRRKKRTREDMFSELMASSQAQAAQQTQWRENLTRMHQANMDREERWRQEDQQATQTLLGLLREQTDTLRRLVDVLQERRQEDRAPLQSISNRPPPPPSPIPTSPKVQRRRGGRVPANSHSTPAESSSSRRLSFPKI; encoded by the exons atgcagagctctccagcagtgatggccgtgcagtctgggaatagaaagagagccccagcatggactgatcgtgaagtcttggatctcatcgctgtgtggggcgatgagtccgtgctttccgagctgcgatccaaaagaaggaatgcaaagatctacgagaagatctctaaagacatggcagagagaggatatagccgggatgcaacgcagtgccgcgtgaaaatcaaggagctgagacaaggctaccagaagaccaaagaggcaaacggacgctccggatcccatccccagacatcccgtttctacgaggcactgcattccatcctcggtgctgccgccaccactaccccaccagtgaccgtggactctgaggatgggatactgtccacggccggttcctcagacatgttaggggacggggaagatgaggaaggagatgaggagggcgaggcagttggcagctctcacaacgctgatttccccgacagccaggatctcttcatcacccttacagagatcccctacgaagcgtccccagccattaccccggacacagaatctggtgaaggatcagcca ccccgtctgcgactgtctcacaacctagcctggaatcacactcccagaggctagcgcggattaggcgtaggaagaagaggacacgggaggacatgttctctgagcttatggcctcttcccaagcccaggcagcacagcagacccagtggcgggagaacttgacccgaatgcaccaagccaacatggatcgggaggagaggtggcggcaggaagaccagcaggcgactcaaacgctgcttggactactgagggagcaaacggacacgctccggcgccttgtggatgttctgcaggaacggaggcaggaggacagagccccgctgcagtccatctctaaccgccctcccccgccaccaagtcccatacccacctcacccaaagtgcaaagaaggagaggcggcagagtccctgctaactctcactccacccctgcagagagctctagtagcagaaggctctcatttcccaaaatttga